In bacterium HR11, one DNA window encodes the following:
- the tgpA gene encoding Protein-glutamine gamma-glutamyltransferase produces MTATALPTLKARSVRWVLWLPAFVIAVGYIIAKISPFAWLLLIGLGLTPLARRTLLANPKLWEVASALYLLFFWADVFLVSRHMGIALTHLLTFLIIARSWTPDTPRTVGQRLGLVFALWVVIGAANNDAYYMSVSLAALVAFLWALMAFQVWRDGTPEEPVYRLGPLAVGMTLGVAVLGALIFLVLPRSHFGFLYTDRMTLQGEGWTGLSDRIDLGSITRLKQDARVAFRVYLRPGSLLPEALYWRGLTLDVFDGRQWRSSDPGHPRPILRTSVGLWGLEIPQPSLALKGQAIDQEIWPAGEEPALLHLSQPLIVAVPGRLALRVAPGLTFPATRVRSYTVRSLWIRPPRGRYAVGPDPWASDKEWHMGRWLSLPSFTSPAVRRFAVEWTAGATSAIEKAHAIEQAFRRHFRYTTVNLAGNSADPIGTFLTRTRAGYCEYFASAMVLMLRTLGIPARVVIGYHGGQWNDQGGFWEVLHQDAHAWVEVWDDRAGLWVAFDPTPPAVAPVRSGVTGWLRRLREWQSAIAFWWDRQVILYSAREQWELGQGLFEGLERWLRRLRSSIPSWRPEAGRLFRRETAWAVGLALVGLVGLLWLWQKRAVWLGRLRGRTVSPWQDYYVLLRWVERWAGPRRPSETPMAYIRRAQTRRPEIAADLQEATRVFYDLRFHRASPEAVRQLRALVRTRIRRAPSKNGC; encoded by the coding sequence ATGACGGCGACCGCCCTCCCGACGCTTAAGGCTCGCTCGGTCCGGTGGGTCTTGTGGCTCCCGGCGTTCGTCATCGCCGTCGGATACATCATCGCCAAGATCTCGCCCTTCGCGTGGCTCCTCCTGATCGGCCTCGGGCTGACGCCCCTGGCCCGCCGGACGCTCTTGGCCAACCCCAAGCTCTGGGAGGTCGCCAGCGCTCTATATCTCCTCTTCTTCTGGGCCGACGTCTTCCTCGTGTCCCGCCACATGGGGATCGCCCTGACCCACCTCCTGACCTTTCTCATCATCGCCCGGAGCTGGACGCCGGACACGCCCCGCACGGTCGGTCAGCGGCTGGGCCTGGTCTTTGCCCTGTGGGTCGTCATCGGGGCCGCCAACAACGACGCGTACTACATGAGCGTTTCACTGGCGGCGCTGGTCGCCTTCCTGTGGGCTCTGATGGCCTTCCAAGTATGGCGGGACGGGACGCCTGAAGAGCCGGTGTATCGTCTTGGACCCCTGGCCGTCGGGATGACCCTGGGGGTGGCCGTCCTGGGTGCCCTGATCTTCTTAGTCCTGCCCCGGTCCCATTTCGGATTCCTTTACACGGACCGGATGACCCTCCAAGGAGAGGGCTGGACGGGGCTGTCGGACCGGATCGACCTGGGGAGTATCACCCGCTTGAAGCAGGACGCCCGCGTGGCCTTCCGGGTCTACCTGCGGCCGGGGTCTTTGCTCCCGGAGGCGTTGTACTGGCGGGGGTTGACCCTGGACGTCTTTGACGGCCGCCAGTGGCGGTCGTCGGACCCGGGTCACCCGCGGCCGATCCTCCGGACTTCCGTAGGTCTGTGGGGTCTGGAGATACCCCAACCGTCTCTGGCCTTGAAGGGTCAGGCCATCGACCAGGAAATCTGGCCGGCCGGGGAGGAACCGGCCCTTCTGCATTTATCTCAACCCCTGATCGTGGCCGTCCCCGGCCGGCTCGCCCTGCGGGTCGCCCCGGGCCTGACCTTCCCGGCGACCCGCGTGCGGTCTTATACGGTCCGGTCCCTATGGATCCGTCCCCCGCGGGGTCGGTACGCCGTCGGGCCAGACCCGTGGGCTTCCGACAAAGAATGGCACATGGGACGATGGCTGAGCTTACCGAGTTTCACATCCCCCGCCGTCCGCCGGTTCGCTGTCGAATGGACAGCCGGAGCAACGTCGGCTATCGAAAAAGCTCACGCCATCGAGCAGGCCTTCCGCCGGCACTTCCGCTATACGACGGTCAATCTGGCCGGTAATTCGGCCGACCCCATCGGGACGTTCCTGACCCGGACCCGGGCCGGCTACTGCGAGTACTTCGCCTCGGCGATGGTCCTGATGCTTCGCACCCTGGGCATCCCGGCCCGGGTCGTCATCGGCTACCACGGCGGCCAGTGGAACGACCAGGGCGGCTTCTGGGAGGTCCTCCATCAGGACGCTCACGCCTGGGTCGAGGTCTGGGACGACCGGGCCGGCCTGTGGGTCGCCTTCGACCCGACCCCGCCGGCCGTCGCCCCTGTCAGGTCAGGGGTCACAGGTTGGCTCCGCCGGCTCCGAGAATGGCAGTCGGCCATCGCCTTCTGGTGGGACCGCCAGGTCATCCTGTACTCGGCTCGGGAGCAGTGGGAGCTGGGCCAGGGTCTCTTCGAGGGCTTGGAACGCTGGCTCCGCCGGCTCCGGTCCTCGATCCCATCCTGGCGACCGGAGGCCGGCCGACTCTTCCGGCGGGAAACGGCCTGGGCCGTCGGCCTGGCCCTCGTGGGCCTCGTCGGCCTCCTCTGGCTGTGGCAGAAGCGAGCCGTCTGGCTCGGACGTCTGCGGGGCCGGACTGTATCGCCGTGGCAGGACTATTATGTCCTCCTGCGATGGGTCGAGCGCTGGGCCGGGCCCCGGCGGCCGTCCGAGACACCGATGGCCTACATCCGCCGAGCGCAGACCCGCCGACCGGAGATCGCCGCTGACCTCCAAGAGGCCACCCGGGTGTTCTACGACCTCCGGTTCCACCGGGCCTCCCCCGAGGCCGTCCGTCAGCTCCGGGCCCTTGTCCGGACTCGCATTCGGCGAGCCCCGTCGAAGAATGGATGTTAG
- the hemE gene encoding Uroporphyrinogen decarboxylase produces MRDVLLRACRREPVPYTPVWFMRQAGRALPEYRRLREKYSFAQLLQNPDLATEVTVLPVRRLGVDGAILFADLATPLTGTGVRYAVRDAEGLVVETPIRTAADVRRLQVPEPAESVPYVLETVRRCRQVLDVPLIGFVGAPFTVATYLVEGRTGRDYHATRAFMYRDPARWHALMTWLTAVLTKYAVALVEAGVQVVQVFDSWVGALSPSAYQTLVLPYVRQLIQAIQARGVPVIHFATGTAGLLPLLREAGGDVIGVDWRVAIDWAWAQVGPDVGIQGNLDPAVLLADVPTIQAAAQDILDRVGGRPGHVFNLGHGVLPQTPVEHLQALVDWVHERTRA; encoded by the coding sequence ATGCGGGACGTCTTGTTACGGGCTTGCCGTCGGGAGCCCGTGCCGTACACGCCGGTTTGGTTCATGCGGCAGGCCGGTCGGGCCCTGCCAGAGTACCGACGTTTACGGGAGAAGTATAGCTTCGCCCAGCTCCTGCAAAATCCCGACCTGGCCACCGAGGTGACCGTCCTGCCCGTCCGACGCCTGGGCGTCGACGGTGCCATCCTGTTTGCAGACCTCGCCACGCCGCTGACGGGGACGGGGGTTCGCTATGCCGTGCGCGACGCCGAGGGCCTCGTCGTCGAGACCCCCATCCGGACGGCGGCGGACGTCCGGCGCCTGCAGGTTCCGGAGCCGGCCGAGAGCGTGCCCTACGTCCTCGAGACGGTCCGCCGGTGTCGGCAGGTCCTGGACGTGCCCCTCATCGGCTTCGTCGGGGCGCCCTTTACGGTCGCCACGTATCTCGTCGAAGGCCGGACGGGTCGGGACTATCATGCCACGCGGGCCTTCATGTATCGGGACCCGGCGCGGTGGCACGCCCTGATGACGTGGTTGACGGCCGTCCTGACGAAGTATGCCGTCGCCCTCGTCGAGGCCGGCGTTCAGGTCGTGCAGGTCTTCGATAGCTGGGTCGGCGCCCTATCGCCGTCGGCGTATCAAACCCTCGTCTTGCCCTATGTCCGCCAGCTCATTCAGGCCATCCAAGCCCGGGGCGTCCCGGTCATCCACTTTGCGACCGGGACGGCCGGGCTCCTGCCCCTCCTGCGAGAGGCCGGAGGGGACGTCATCGGCGTGGACTGGCGGGTCGCCATCGACTGGGCATGGGCGCAGGTCGGGCCTGACGTCGGCATCCAAGGGAACCTCGACCCGGCCGTCCTGCTGGCCGACGTCCCGACGATTCAGGCGGCGGCGCAGGACATCCTCGACCGGGTCGGCGGCCGGCCCGGCCACGTTTTCAACCTCGGCCACGGCGTCCTCCCCCAGACGCCCGTCGAGCACCTGCAGGCCCTCGTCGATTGGGTCCACGAGCGGACGAGGGCGTAG
- the moaE1 gene encoding Molybdopterin synthase catalytic subunit 1 — protein MPFRRSAEAYDLYLTEEALSLDAVFEQLRMAEVGGIALFVGTVRCFAEGQTVEGLHYESHTHLALNELERIAQTALRRWPVRRLAVHHRLGDLRVGDVAVIVGAAAAHRVPAFEACRYVIDALKQTVPIWKKEYFATGYRWVADPAEGSTTGDGEG, from the coding sequence ATGCCATTCCGCCGGTCAGCGGAGGCCTATGACCTGTACTTGACGGAAGAGGCCCTTTCGTTGGACGCCGTGTTCGAGCAACTTCGGATGGCCGAGGTCGGCGGCATCGCCCTCTTTGTCGGGACGGTCCGGTGCTTTGCCGAGGGCCAGACGGTCGAGGGCCTTCACTACGAGTCCCATACACACCTGGCCTTAAACGAACTCGAGCGAATCGCCCAGACGGCCCTCCGTCGGTGGCCAGTCCGGCGCTTGGCGGTCCACCACCGGCTCGGTGACCTGCGGGTCGGGGACGTGGCCGTCATCGTCGGAGCGGCCGCCGCCCATCGGGTGCCGGCCTTCGAGGCCTGCCGTTATGTCATCGACGCCCTCAAGCAGACTGTACCTATCTGGAAGAAAGAGTACTTCGCCACGGGCTACCGTTGGGTCGCCGACCCGGCCGAGGGCTCGACGACAGGAGACGGGGAAGGGTAG
- the mazG gene encoding Nucleoside triphosphate pyrophosphohydrolase/pyrophosphatase MazG, translating into MADEKKVCSALWDLIQTVAFLRGPSGCPWDRAQRPEDLRGSVIEEAYEVAHALTEGSPEALLEELGDLLLQVVFLARIFEERGVFTIADVAERLVDKLKRRHPHVFGDVRAETPEEVLRHWEALKAQERGHRRLSDRFRHIAPHLPALAEAWAIQRKAAQVGFDWKDWRDIAAKVREELAELEQRAEAGPEARVEEEVGDLLFAVVNLSRRLRVNPEVALKEANRKFIRRFAYIEEKLAERGLRPEQVSLEEMDRLWEEAKRREKVTTS; encoded by the coding sequence ATGGCGGATGAAAAGAAAGTCTGTTCGGCCTTGTGGGACCTTATCCAGACGGTTGCCTTCCTTCGGGGACCCTCGGGCTGTCCCTGGGACCGGGCCCAGCGGCCGGAGGACCTGCGGGGTTCGGTCATCGAAGAAGCCTACGAGGTCGCCCACGCCCTGACGGAAGGCTCGCCGGAAGCCCTCTTAGAAGAATTGGGCGACCTCCTTCTGCAGGTCGTCTTTTTGGCCCGCATCTTCGAGGAACGGGGCGTTTTCACGATCGCCGACGTGGCCGAGCGCCTCGTCGATAAGCTGAAGCGGCGGCATCCTCATGTCTTCGGCGACGTCCGGGCCGAGACACCCGAGGAGGTCCTCCGCCATTGGGAAGCCCTGAAGGCCCAGGAGCGGGGCCACCGGCGACTGTCCGACCGATTCCGGCACATCGCCCCCCACCTGCCGGCTTTGGCCGAGGCGTGGGCCATCCAACGGAAGGCCGCTCAGGTCGGCTTCGACTGGAAGGACTGGCGGGACATCGCCGCCAAGGTCCGGGAGGAACTCGCCGAGCTGGAACAGCGAGCCGAGGCTGGACCCGAGGCCCGCGTGGAGGAGGAGGTCGGGGACCTGCTGTTTGCCGTCGTGAATCTGAGTCGCCGTCTGCGGGTCAACCCGGAGGTCGCCCTGAAGGAGGCGAACCGTAAGTTCATCCGACGGTTCGCCTACATCGAGGAGAAGCTGGCCGAGCGGGGCCTCCGGCCCGAGCAGGTGAGCCTGGAGGAGATGGACCGCCTATGGGAAGAGGCCAAACGGCGGGAGAAGGTCACGACGTCCTGA